AACGGTTTGGTGATATAATCATCGGCGCCCATTTCCATGCCCTTCCGGAAGTCCGCACGCTCGGTTTTTGCCGTCAGGAAAATAAAGGGAATATCCCGGGTGGCTTCGTTTTTGCGAAGCAGGTGCAGGACGCCATAGCCGTCGAGCTCGGGCATCATGATATCGCAGATGACCAGTTCCGGCGGCTGTTGCAGGGCCAGCTCCACCCCTTTTTTGCCATTGGGCGCCGTGACGACGTGATATCCTCCCAGCATCAGGATTTCTGCCGTGTTTTCCCGGATGTCGTCGTGGTCATCGATAACGAGCAGCCGCCTCATGTTATGTTGCTGATTTTGCGTCAAACTACAGAATTTATATAGGTTTACCAAGGGGCAACTGGACCAGGACCGACGTCCCCTTACCCAGCGTGCTTTCGATCCGGATGCTGCCGCCCAGGAGGTCGGCATATCTCCGTACGATGTGCAGGCCAAGACCTGTTCCTGCAATGTTCAGTGCGTTGGCCCCACGGAAAAAGCTGCTGAAGAGGTGTTGCTGGTCGGCTTCGGATATACCGATACCGGTGTCGCGCACGGCGATACAAAGCTGCCCCGCTCCTTTGTCTTCCGCGTCCAGGTAAATGGATGAATTTTCGGGGCTGAACTTCACCGCGTTGCTCAAAAGGTTGATCAGGATGTTTTTCAAAAGACGCTTGTCCGTGAAGAGCTGCAGGTCACCGTTGCAGCGGCAATGGATCGTCTGACCCGGTTTGGCGAACGACTGCATTTCCTCGGTGACCTCTTCGAGGAAGTCCCGGAGCAGGAATCCGGCTGACTCCGGTTTGACCTTGCCTTCCTCCAGACGGCCCAGGGACAAAAAATCCTCCAATAGGTTGTTGAGGTGTTTGACGGCGTCCGTTTGTTTTTTAATATGCCTGTCCCTTTTATCCTGGTCTTCGGTTTTCGTATACCGCGAGAGGAGGTTGGCCGAAGAAAGAATGGTACTCAAAGGGGTCCTGAATTCGTGGGAAGCCATCGAGACAAACCTCGATTTGATCTCGTTGATTTCTTTCTCCTTGTCCAGGGCGACCTTCAACTCGGCCTGCGACTTTTCCAGCTCCTGCAGCGCTTTACGGGAGGTGATGTCGACGATAAAGGCAATGACATACAGCGCCCCTTTTTCCTTGTAATAACTAAGACTAACCTCCACAGGGAATTCCGTATCGTCTTTTTTCATGGCGTAAAGATCACGCCCGCTGCCCATGACCCGGTTGCCGGGATGGTGGTAGAAGTGTTGACGATCCGTGGCGTGCCTGGGATGGAACCGGTGGGGGATAAGCACGTCGATGGATTGCCCGGGCAGTTCTTCGGGCTCATACCCGAACATTTTGATGGCAGCCGGGTTGAGCAGTACGATCCGCCCTTGCTCATCCGTCAGGATGATCCCCTCGGTCGCGTGCTCGAAAACGGCTTTGAACTGTTGCTGATCGGTTTCCACGGTACCGTTTTTGTGTACCGTGCAAATATAATCGATTGACGTTAGTAATAACGAACGAGCGCAACACCCCCAAAGTCCTTCAACTGCCCGTCTTCTACCCATTCCACCCTTCCCCCGCAGGCCAGGACCTTTTCGATGATGTCGTCGATGGGATCGGCTATGTAAAAAGGACCATGGAGACGAGCGACCTGACCCTGACCCTGACCGGCGCCGGTATAATTTTTTTCAACGATCAACAGGCGGCCGTTGCGGGCGCCTATGTTCTTCCGGATAGCCTCGATGCCGGTGGTCAGTTTGCCCATTTCCAAGGCCAGTTCCAGGTGTTTCATGGCCATTTGCTGACGGACCGTTTGCCAGTTGTCCAGGTAGGGTTGAAGGAGACCGGCCAGTTCGGTTGCTGTTAACCCGATACCGTTTTTATGGATGCAGGCGGCGATCTGCCTGTTGTTGCGGGTGAGCGCAGCAAAGTGCCCCACCACTTTATCCGTACCGATGACAAAAACGGGTAACGGCCATGCGTCCAGCATCATGGAAAGCCCCTGGTCCATCTGCCGGAGGAATTTGTCGAGCAGTTGGTCCTTGGGGACAGGGGGACACTCATTGTCCAGGGCTTCGTGTGGTAAGGAATGGCAAATATTGTCCTTGATCAGTGTCCACCGGGTGCCGTCGCAATGAAACATTTTGGAAAGCCGCCCACTCAGCAACAAGACCAGGTAAGGGACTTTCGTATTCCGTGTTTCCGCCAGGTCCCGCATACGGAACCCGCTATCCACGAGAACCCTGGTGTCTGTGTCCATGTCCAGGTATAAGGCCTTGCCAAAGTCGGCGGAGGCAAACAGCGCCAGGCTTTTCCTATGGGTGGCGTAGTTGAGGTCGCCTGCCAGCCGGCGCAGTTGCTGGAGGACGGGTAACGCCGTTTGACCGGAGTGGGTGGCCAGGACCTGCTTTTCGGCCTGTGCAAGGGCTGCCTTGACGGAGGCTTCCAAGAGGCTTTTGGGGGTCATGGCCGGTTCGAACGGAAGGACGACAACAACAGAGGGGGCACGTTCCGGGATGCCCAGGCAAGGTGCCGGTTGACTGAGGGTCTTCATATATCATGATATTAATAAGGAAGGTGACGATGGGCCGGGGTCCGGAAGAAATCATAGAAGTAAAGCAACCCGAGGGTCCAACCAACGACGCTTATAAATCCGCTGATTCCCAGCGGTTTTCCAATCGGGTCATTGGGTAAGAAAATGGCGAAGGCGAGCAGCAACAACCCCGCGATGAAATCCCCGCTTAACCCCCGGATGTTTTTGGCCAGCGCCAGCGAGGCGATCATTTATCCACCACGCTTTCCGCCATCCGCCAGTTCCTTTCCCTCCGGCTGCTGTCGGACGCGAAACAGAGGGAGAGCCACAGGATGCCGTCCAGGAAGAGGGCGATCCCGGAATATTGGACGATCACCACATAGGTGACCGAGGGGCTGATCGAGGCGAAGATGCCCAGGGCAAGCCAGAAGGTGCCTGCGATCAGAAGCAATTTCGTTATATCGAACTTTTTCATGACGGGCAATTTTATACCTCGAAATAACATCCTTAAAAAAACGGGGGCAATGACGGGAATCATAGGATGGGTTGACTGTCGTCAGGGTGTACAGCCGGCTTCCCGAATAGTTTTGATGAAAATTTCCGATATGGACCTGTCCCTGGCCGAAAAGTACAACCTCCCGGTGCCCCGGTATACAAGTTATCCCACCGTTCCTTTCTGGAAAGAAGGCCTGGATACGGACGCCTGGAGGGCTAATGTCGCGGAGGGGTTGGGTGCATCTAAGGGGATCAGTTTGTACATACACCTGCCCTTCTGTGAATCTTTATGCATCTATTGCGGGTGCAACAAAAAGATCACGACCAATCACAAAGTCGAGGAGGAATACATCGACGCGGTCCTGGCCGAATGGGCGCAATACCTGGACCTGTCCGGGAAGGTCCCGGTGATCCGGGAACTCCATTTGGGCGGGGGAACGCCGACCTTTTTCAGCCCGGACAACCTGGAACGGCTGATCAATGGGATACTGTCGAGGGCCGTCGTGCACCCCGACCATAGCTTTAGCCTGGAAGGCCACCCGAACAATACCACCAGGGCACACCTGGACCGTCTGTATGGTTTGGGTTTCCGCCGGATCAGTTTTGGCGTGCAAGACCTGAACCGTGAAGTCCAGGAGCGCATCCACCGCCTGCAACCCTTCGAAAACCTGGTGCGCGCCAACGGAGATGCGCGTTGCGCAGGTTTTGACGCGGTCAATTTCGACCTGATCTACGGGTTGCCGCTCCAGACGCTCCAGCGCCTGGCACAC
This sequence is a window from Dinghuibacter silviterrae. Protein-coding genes within it:
- a CDS encoding PAS domain-containing sensor histidine kinase, whose product is METDQQQFKAVFEHATEGIILTDEQGRIVLLNPAAIKMFGYEPEELPGQSIDVLIPHRFHPRHATDRQHFYHHPGNRVMGSGRDLYAMKKDDTEFPVEVSLSYYKEKGALYVIAFIVDITSRKALQELEKSQAELKVALDKEKEINEIKSRFVSMASHEFRTPLSTILSSANLLSRYTKTEDQDKRDRHIKKQTDAVKHLNNLLEDFLSLGRLEEGKVKPESAGFLLRDFLEEVTEEMQSFAKPGQTIHCRCNGDLQLFTDKRLLKNILINLLSNAVKFSPENSSIYLDAEDKGAGQLCIAVRDTGIGISEADQQHLFSSFFRGANALNIAGTGLGLHIVRRYADLLGGSIRIESTLGKGTSVLVQLPLGKPI
- a CDS encoding baeRF3 domain-containing protein; this encodes MKTLSQPAPCLGIPERAPSVVVVLPFEPAMTPKSLLEASVKAALAQAEKQVLATHSGQTALPVLQQLRRLAGDLNYATHRKSLALFASADFGKALYLDMDTDTRVLVDSGFRMRDLAETRNTKVPYLVLLLSGRLSKMFHCDGTRWTLIKDNICHSLPHEALDNECPPVPKDQLLDKFLRQMDQGLSMMLDAWPLPVFVIGTDKVVGHFAALTRNNRQIAACIHKNGIGLTATELAGLLQPYLDNWQTVRQQMAMKHLELALEMGKLTTGIEAIRKNIGARNGRLLIVEKNYTGAGQGQGQVARLHGPFYIADPIDDIIEKVLACGGRVEWVEDGQLKDFGGVALVRYY
- a CDS encoding DUF308 domain-containing protein, translated to MKKFDITKLLLIAGTFWLALGIFASISPSVTYVVIVQYSGIALFLDGILWLSLCFASDSSRRERNWRMAESVVDK